From the genome of Spinacia oleracea cultivar Varoflay chromosome 2, BTI_SOV_V1, whole genome shotgun sequence, one region includes:
- the LOC130467298 gene encoding uncharacterized protein, with amino-acid sequence MDRSWISNSKPGDPRYEVGIRDFINFVVEHAGDRSRLPCPCFKCHNFLYRPVDEILGHLCKNSFDKTYTHWIWHGENYEGITTGNFGNNVHESPNDVQECSNLNEGGRLGDTIRSAQDKFDENPSAFQDLLKDSEMPLYPGCKKYTRLSAVVRLYNEKAGHGLTDKSFEDILEVVKDFIPDDNVFPSRNYEAKKTLTPMGLPYQKVHACPNDCVLYQHENETLNEKVAKKLTWHYYGRNKNGLLRHPVDSPQWKFIDGKFPEFRKEKRNLRLALSTYSMNPFGSLSSTHSTWPAKTAGNDIDVYLVPLIDDLKILWDKGVEVFDAHRNEMFNLRAMMFCTIQDYPAYGNLSGYTVKGKTACPVCEDSMEGKWLSASKKTVYLVHHKWLPINHLYRKKRKAFDGEQEFEDVQGHCLDVMHIEKNICDSLVGTLLNVPGKSKDGVSPRDDLMDLGIRKELHVVERNTTEYLPPAAYTLSQREKKYML; translated from the exons ATGGATCGAAGTTGGATATCAAATTCCAAACCTGGTGACCCGCGATATGAAGTTGGAATTAGGGATTTCATTAACTTTGTTGTTGAGCATGCTGGAGATCGTTCAAGGTTACCGTGCCCGTGTTTCAAATGCCATAATTTTCTATATAGACCGGTTGATGAAATTCTTGGTCATTTATGCAAGAATTCTTTTGATAAAACATATACTCATTGGATATGGCATGGGGAAAATTATGAAGGAATCACTACTGGTAATTTTGGGAACAATGTTCATGAAAGTCCTAATGATGTTCAAGAATGTTCTAATCTTAATGAGGGTGGTAGATTAGGGGACACGATACGTTCAGCTCAAGATAAGTTTGATGAAAATCCTTCCGCGTTTCAAGATTTGTTAAAAGATTCTGAAATGCCGTTATACCCAGGTTGCAAAAAGTATACAAGATTATCTGCTGTAGTTAGATTATATAATGAGAAGGCGGGTCACGGTTTAACTGATAAGAGTTTTGAAGATATACTTGAAGTAGTCAAAGACTTCATTCCCGATGATAATGTGTTTCCAAGCCGTAATTATGAGGCTAAAAAGACATTGACCCCGATGGGCTTGCCTTACCAGAAAGTTCATGCTTGTCCTAATGATTGTGTACTATACCAACATGAAAATGAAACATTG AATGAAAAGGTTGCAAAGAAGTTGACATGGCATTACTATGGTCGGAATAAAAATGGGTTACTTAGACACCCAGTTGACTCGCCACAATGGAAGTTTATTGATGGAAAATTTCCCGAATTTCGCAAAGAAAAACGGAACTTACGCCTAGCATTGTCCACATACAGCATGAATCCATTTGGTTCCCTTAGTAGCACCCATAGTACTTGGCCA GCCAAAACAGCAGGAAATGACATTGATGTGTACTTGGTGCCCCTTATTGATGACTTGAAGATATTGTGGGACAAAGGTGTAGAAGTATTTGATGCACACCGAAATGAAATGTTTAACTTGAGAGCAATGATGTTTTGCACCATTCAGGATTATCCGGCATATGGTAATCTTTCAGGGTATACAGTGAAAGGGAAAACAGCATGTCCTGTTTGTGAGGATAGTATGGAGGGGAAATGGTTATCTGCATCTAAAAAGACAGTTTACCTAGTACATCATAAATGGTTGCCTATTAATCATCTCTATCGCAAGAAGAGAAAGGCATTTGATGGTGAACAAGAGTTTGAAGACGTCCAAGG ACATTGCTTAGATGTGATGCATATTGAGAAGAATATTTGTGATAGCTTAGTTGGAACACTCTTGAATGTGCCTGGGAAGTCAAAAGATGGTGTCAGTCCTAGAGATGACTTGATGGATCTGGGCATTAGAAAAGAACTTCATGTTGTGGAGCGTAACACTACAGAGTATCTACCTCCGGCAGCTTATACACTTTCACaaagagagaaaaaatataTGTTGTGA